The window GGAGCGGGGCGCCGCTATCTGAGGAGTGTGAGGCGTGGGCGTGTCTTAGGTCGTGTGGGCTTACCTCTACCTCCAGTCCCGCATCCTTGCCGGCTCTGGCTACTATCCTCCGGACCTGAGATCCGTCTAGATGTCCGCCCTTCTTGCGGCTACGGAACACGGGATCTTCTGGCGCCCGTCCCTGACGGAGCGCGGACACTTCCCGGTGGATGCTCACGGGCAAGAGCACGTTCCGGGTCTTTCCGCCCTTGCCGAAGATCGTGATCTGGCCCCGGCCGAACTCCAATTCGTCCCGATCAGAGACGTCTCGCCACTTCAGACCAGTAGCTTCGGCGCTCCTGAGACCGGCGGCGTACATTAGCTTGAGCATGGCGCCGTCTCTTTTAGAGCGCCGTTTCGCGGCGGCGATCATGTCGTGGACCTCGGAGACCGATAAGAGCTTCTCTGCGAGATCATCCTTGCGAGGCGGCACCTTTAGAGGCTTGGTGACCTCGAACTGAAGGTAGCCCACGTCGTGGGCGAACGAGAACAGGGACTTCAAAGCGGCGATGGTCCTGGCGTGGGTCGCTGGCGCTACGGCTTCGTCTAGAAGGTCGGAGAACTCTTGGAGATCAGCAAGCGTGACGGAAGCGAGAGGCTTACCGCCGGTAAAGTCGAATAGCTTTGCGAGATCACCCTCGTAAGCCTTCCGAGTGGTCTGGGATTTCCCGTGCAGCCAGAGCTCCACGAGCCGTTCGTCAGTCTGGGCGCCGGACGGACCTGTTGGAACTCTCGTATCCGGCATGGAGATGACAGCCCCTCTGGGCTCGTACGAGGCTGGCACCGGTGCTCTCCCCGGGTCATGCTCGCTCATGATCCCTGCCTCCTGCCAACGACATTATCCAGCTACCTCCGGATCACTTCCGCACCCTCAAGTCCATCCCAGACGCCATCGGTGGTTAGCGCCGCCACTCCTAAAGAATTTGCCAGAGCAAGGCAAGCCCTGTCTCCAAGAGACAACCCCCGGTCCTTCGTCGCGGGCCTCATCTCTCCAGCCACGTGAGCCAGCTCCTCATCAAAGGGATGTACTGTCGGGGCCAGGGCGTCCACGGCCTGCCGGCACTCCGACCGGCTAAACCCGGCCTCAGCGAGCTTCGCTGAGACCTCAGAGACGTTCACCGCCCCAATCCTGACCTCGGCGCCGCGTATCCTCTCGCGGATCTCATCCTGACCCGGCTCGCCGTAGAGTAGAGCGAGCACCGCCGATGCATCCAGGACCACAGAGTTCCCGGCGCTCCGGGACCCACCGGCGGCCTCAGCCATTATCGGTTTTACCGGTCTCCGCAGCGCTCTCGCGTCGTTCTTCTTCCCTACGCTCGGTGATAAGCTCCCCAGACAGATTACGGCCCTCGCCGACCTTCTCGCGCACCATTCGCTGCACGCGATCTATAGCAGCCTCGCGCGACTGGATGGTGATTGCGCCGCTCTCTAGGCCAACAAGCACCTCATCACCCTCGGAGAGTCCCAGAGACCTCCGGTGCTCCGCAGGTATATTCAAACGCCCACCGCGTCCTATAGTGGTCTTGATCTCATCCATGACCTTATATTAGCGGTTTTACATTTAAGGAGCAAGGTGCACTTTTTGTTCTACTGGTCCTAACTGGAGATAATGAGGTCCGCGAATCCTAAACGATCCTCAAAACGAATATTGAGGAGTAAATTAGTTATTGCACCCTGCAAGATTTACGAATGCACAATAAGGTATCTTATCGTGTATTCAAAAAGCGGCTGTTCCGCACGATTTCAAGACACCAAATTACGTGTAAACTTGTTTTAAGTGCATTACATTTTTTGTGATGTATATCCATTTGTGGAATACTTCAGAGGTGTAGCACCAATTAACGCGTGGGGAGGTTGGTCGTATGGAGAAGACGGAGAGACAGAACGTCACGGTCTCGGTGCCTTCGGGGCTGGTACGGCAGGCCCGAATCATCGCGGCCGAGCGCGGCACCTCGGTATCGGCGATGCTCTCTGACATGCTCGAGGAGCTCGTGGAGTCCGAGCACGGCTACCGGCAGGCCGAGCAAAGGAGCCTGGCGCTGCTTTCTGAAGGATTCGACCTCGGCACGATCGGAGACATATCCGTCTCGCGTGAGGAGCTGCATGAGCGCGGTGTCTAATATAGAGGGTGCCTCAGCCGTAACCGAGCAGCGGGTGTTCGTGGATACTAACGTGCTGGTCTACGCCTACGACCTGAGCGCCGGGGAGAAGCATGAGCGTGCCCGGAAGATGGTCGAGGAGCTGTGGCGGACGCGGACTGGGTGCATCAGCGTGCAGGTCCTGCAGGAGTTCTTCGTGAATGTCACCCGCAAGATCCCAAAGCCTCTCTCCACCGCACAGGCCAAGGAGATAGTCTCCGACCTCGGACACTGGAAGATGCATTCCCCATCCGCCCGGGATGTGGTCGAGGCCATAGACCTGCACGAGCGTCTCTCGCTCTCTTTCTGGGACGGCATGATCTTGCGCAGCGCCGCCTCTTTGGGTTGCACCGTCCTCTACACGGAGGACCTGAACACCGGACAGTCCTACGATGGCATCAGGACGGAGAACCCTTTTTCGACCCCGTAGTCCTAGACCGATCATATGCCTGACCTACCGCAGCAGATAACCGTAGATGACGTCACGCTCACCCTGGCGGTAGAGCGAAAGCGCGTGAAGAACGTCAACGCCCGGCTTCGCGGCTCCACACTCTATATCAGCGCCCCGCCGAGTATGTCTTCGGAGCGTATGGAGACTATAGTCGCAGATCTTGCCCGCAAGCTGCTACGCCGAGAGCAAGCAAGGCGCGCAAACAACGAGGAGGAAGCGCTCGCCCTGGCTTC of the Rubrobacter aplysinae genome contains:
- a CDS encoding tyrosine-type recombinase/integrase; translated protein: MSEHDPGRAPVPASYEPRGAVISMPDTRVPTGPSGAQTDERLVELWLHGKSQTTRKAYEGDLAKLFDFTGGKPLASVTLADLQEFSDLLDEAVAPATHARTIAALKSLFSFAHDVGYLQFEVTKPLKVPPRKDDLAEKLLSVSEVHDMIAAAKRRSKRDGAMLKLMYAAGLRSAEATGLKWRDVSDRDELEFGRGQITIFGKGGKTRNVLLPVSIHREVSALRQGRAPEDPVFRSRKKGGHLDGSQVRRIVARAGKDAGLEVEVSPHDLRHAHASHSSDSGAPLHLVRATLGHSSIATTGRYLHARPTESSATYLGFS
- a CDS encoding type II toxin-antitoxin system VapC family toxin; translated protein: MAEAAGGSRSAGNSVVLDASAVLALLYGEPGQDEIRERIRGAEVRIGAVNVSEVSAKLAEAGFSRSECRQAVDALAPTVHPFDEELAHVAGEMRPATKDRGLSLGDRACLALANSLGVAALTTDGVWDGLEGAEVIRR
- a CDS encoding AbrB/MazE/SpoVT family DNA-binding domain-containing protein codes for the protein MDEIKTTIGRGGRLNIPAEHRRSLGLSEGDEVLVGLESGAITIQSREAAIDRVQRMVREKVGEGRNLSGELITERREEERRESAAETGKTDNG
- a CDS encoding PIN domain-containing protein is translated as MSAVSNIEGASAVTEQRVFVDTNVLVYAYDLSAGEKHERARKMVEELWRTRTGCISVQVLQEFFVNVTRKIPKPLSTAQAKEIVSDLGHWKMHSPSARDVVEAIDLHERLSLSFWDGMILRSAASLGCTVLYTEDLNTGQSYDGIRTENPFSTP